The DNA sequence TTGTTCTTGAGGCGCGCGGCGTCTACAAGGTTTTCGTGACGCGCGGCCGAGCCGGCCGCCGCATGATGACTGCTCTCCGGGACGTCACCCTCGGTGTCCGTCCGGGCGAGTTTCTGACGCTGGTGGGCCCGTCGGGCTGCGGCAAATCCACAGTGTTGAACCTCTTCGCCGGGCTGACGGAGGCGTCCGACGGCGCGGTGCTCCACGACGGGCATCCTATCCGGGGCATCAACACCCGTGGCGGCTACGTCACGCAGGACGACAACCTGCTGCCGTGGCGCACGACGCTGGCCAACGTAGAAATCGCGCTCGAATTGAAGGGCGTTCCACGCGACGAGCGGAGGGACAAGGCGCTGGCCTACCTCGAGCGGGTGGGCCTCAGGGGCTTTGAGCATCATTATCCGCATGAACTCTCCGGCGGGATGCGCAAGAGGGTCTCGATCGTCCGGACGCTCGTGGACGAGAGCGTCAACGTGATCCTCATGGACGAGCCGTTCGGCCCGCTGGATGCGCAGACGCGCCTGGTCCTCCAGGATGAACTGCTCCAGTTG is a window from the bacterium genome containing:
- a CDS encoding ABC transporter ATP-binding protein, producing MMTALRDVTLGVRPGEFLTLVGPSGCGKSTVLNLFAGLTEASDGAVLHDGHPIRGINTRGGYVTQDDNLLPWRTTLANVEIALELKGVPRDERRDKALAYLERVGLRGFEHHYPHELSGGMRKRVSIVRTLVDESVNVILMDEPFGPLDAQTRLVLQDELLQLWQGSGRTIVFVTHDLVEAIALSDRIAIFTRAPGTIKEIRDVPIPRPRDVFHIHEAPGFADVYDPLWNGLRAEITRGPEPPVG